In Aegilops tauschii subsp. strangulata cultivar AL8/78 chromosome 3, Aet v6.0, whole genome shotgun sequence, one genomic interval encodes:
- the LOC109737733 gene encoding cyanidin 3-O-glucoside 7-O-glucosyltransferase (acyl-glucose) isoform X7, producing the protein MVEIERSGPCGLCLIAYKFRNTGDDSVNGDVAADGYHKYKEDIKLMKETGLDSYRFSISWSRLIPKGRGEINPKGVGYYNNLINELLDHGIQPHATIFQYDLPQILEDEYGGWLSPQIIGDFTAYADVCFREFGDRVTNWTTLNEPNALVSVGYDAGIGPPGRCSKPFGFADCSCGDSVNEPYVVAHNCLLAHTSAVSLYRRKYQTKQHGLIGMNICINNIVPYTNSTEDIAAAKRAQAFYTGWFLDPLYYGDYPLVMKENTGSKLPKFSQSQSKQLINSMDFLGINYYTFLYVKDDPHHAPSNKRNFRADMAAKSICEFHIASQFYVPGYGIQQVLEHLKQFYGNPPIYIHENGYPMHQDVVFGDGPRVEFLSEHLKNLLTAVRNGSNTRGYFAWSLMDLYELLSVGDTYGLYYVDFADDDLKRYPRSSAIWYKDFLKGRHTETGRFSDH; encoded by the exons AGAAGTGGACCATGTGGACTATGCCTCATTGCTTATAAGTTCCGCAATACAGGTGATGACTCTGTAAATGGTGATGTGGCAGCTGACGGCTACCATAAGTACAAG GAGGATATCAAATTAATGAAGGAGACCGGACTGGATTCTTATAGATTCTCTATCTCTTGGTCAAGGCTTATTCCTA AAGGAAGAGGAGAAATCAATCCAAAAGGAGTAGGATACTACAATAATCTCATCAATGAACTACTTGATCATG GAATTCAACCACATGCAACGATTTTCCAGTATGATCTTCCTCAAATCCTTGAAGATGAATATGGTGGATGGTTGAGTCCCCAAATAAT TGGTGATTTCACAGCATACGCAGATGTGTGCTTTAGGGAATTTGGGGATAGAGTTACCAATTGGACTACTCTAAATGAACCTAACGCTTTAGTTTCGGTTGGCTATGATGCTGGTATTGGGCCACCGGGGAGATGTTCTAAACCATTTGGATTTGCTGACTGTTCCTGTGGGGACTCTGTAAACGAGCCATACGTTGTAGCTCATAATTGCTTATTGGCTCATACCTCAGCTGTGTCACTATACAGAAGAAAGTATCAG ACAAAGCAACACGGACTTATTGGCATGAATATATGTATAAATAACATAGTACCTTATACAAATTCAACGGAAGATATAGCTGCAGCGAAAAGAGCACAAGCCTTCTACACAGGCTG GTTCTTGGATCCTCTCTATTATGGAGACTACCCACTTGTGATGAAGGAGAATACTGGCTCCAAGTTGCCAAAATTTTCTCAAAGCCAGTCTAAACAACTAATCAATTCTATGGACTTTCTTGGCATCAATTACTACACATTTTTGTACGTGAAGGATGACCCGCATCATGCTCCTAGCAACAAAAGGAATTTCAGGGCTGATATGGCTGCTAAATCAATATGTGAGTTTCATAT TGCTTCTCAGTTCTATGTGCCAGGTTATGGGATACAGCAAGTGCTTGAACATTTGAAGCAATTTTATGGTAATCCTCCAATCTATATCCATGAGAATG GATATCCAATGCATCAAGATGTAGTATTTGGTGATGGCCCTAGGGTGGAATTCTTGAGTGAACATCTTAAGAACCTTCTCACTGCTGTCAG GAATGGTTCGAATACTAGGGGCTACTTTGCCTGGTCGCTGATGGATTTATATGAACTACTTAGTGTCGGGGACACGTATGGACTCTATTACGTGGATTTTGCTGATGATGATCTCAAGAGGTATCCAAGGAGCTCTGCGATTTGGTACAAGGATTTTCTCAAGGGGAGGCACACGGAGACGGGGAGATTCTCCGATCACTAG
- the LOC109737733 gene encoding cyanidin 3-O-glucoside 7-O-glucosyltransferase (acyl-glucose) isoform X6, with product MVEIERSGPCGLCLIAYKFRNTGDDSVNGDVAADGYHKYKEDIKLMKETGLDSYRFSISWSRLIPKGRGEINPKGVGYYNNLINELLDHGIQPHATIFQYDLPQILEDEYGGWLSPQIIGDFTAYADVCFREFGDRVTNWTTLNEPNALVSVGYDAGIGPPGRCSKPFGFADCSCGDSVNEPYVVAHNCLLAHTSAVSLYRRKYQTKQHGLIGMNICINNIVPYTNSTEDIAAAKRAQAFYTGWFLDPLYYGDYPLVMKENTGSKLPKFSQSQSKQLINSMDFLGINYYTFLYVKDDPHHAPSNKRNFRADMAAKSIFSSNSTSGFYVPGYGIQQVLEHLKQFYGNPPIYIHENGYPMHQDVVFGDGPRVEFLSEHLKNLLTAVRNGSNTRGYFAWSLMDLYELLSVGDTYGLYYVDFADDDLKRYPRSSAIWYKDFLKGRHTETGRFSDH from the exons AGAAGTGGACCATGTGGACTATGCCTCATTGCTTATAAGTTCCGCAATACAGGTGATGACTCTGTAAATGGTGATGTGGCAGCTGACGGCTACCATAAGTACAAG GAGGATATCAAATTAATGAAGGAGACCGGACTGGATTCTTATAGATTCTCTATCTCTTGGTCAAGGCTTATTCCTA AAGGAAGAGGAGAAATCAATCCAAAAGGAGTAGGATACTACAATAATCTCATCAATGAACTACTTGATCATG GAATTCAACCACATGCAACGATTTTCCAGTATGATCTTCCTCAAATCCTTGAAGATGAATATGGTGGATGGTTGAGTCCCCAAATAAT TGGTGATTTCACAGCATACGCAGATGTGTGCTTTAGGGAATTTGGGGATAGAGTTACCAATTGGACTACTCTAAATGAACCTAACGCTTTAGTTTCGGTTGGCTATGATGCTGGTATTGGGCCACCGGGGAGATGTTCTAAACCATTTGGATTTGCTGACTGTTCCTGTGGGGACTCTGTAAACGAGCCATACGTTGTAGCTCATAATTGCTTATTGGCTCATACCTCAGCTGTGTCACTATACAGAAGAAAGTATCAG ACAAAGCAACACGGACTTATTGGCATGAATATATGTATAAATAACATAGTACCTTATACAAATTCAACGGAAGATATAGCTGCAGCGAAAAGAGCACAAGCCTTCTACACAGGCTG GTTCTTGGATCCTCTCTATTATGGAGACTACCCACTTGTGATGAAGGAGAATACTGGCTCCAAGTTGCCAAAATTTTCTCAAAGCCAGTCTAAACAACTAATCAATTCTATGGACTTTCTTGGCATCAATTACTACACATTTTTGTACGTGAAGGATGACCCGCATCATGCTCCTAGCAACAAAAGGAATTTCAGGGCTGATATGGCTGCTAAATCAATAT TTTCAAGCAATTCTACCAGTGGA TTCTATGTGCCAGGTTATGGGATACAGCAAGTGCTTGAACATTTGAAGCAATTTTATGGTAATCCTCCAATCTATATCCATGAGAATG GATATCCAATGCATCAAGATGTAGTATTTGGTGATGGCCCTAGGGTGGAATTCTTGAGTGAACATCTTAAGAACCTTCTCACTGCTGTCAG GAATGGTTCGAATACTAGGGGCTACTTTGCCTGGTCGCTGATGGATTTATATGAACTACTTAGTGTCGGGGACACGTATGGACTCTATTACGTGGATTTTGCTGATGATGATCTCAAGAGGTATCCAAGGAGCTCTGCGATTTGGTACAAGGATTTTCTCAAGGGGAGGCACACGGAGACGGGGAGATTCTCCGATCACTAG
- the LOC109737733 gene encoding cyanidin 3-O-glucoside 7-O-glucosyltransferase (acyl-glucose) isoform X4, which yields MVEIERSGPCGLCLIAYKFRNTGDDSVNGDVAADGYHKYKEDIKLMKETGLDSYRFSISWSRLIPKGRGEINPKGVGYYNNLINELLDHGIQPHATIFQYDLPQILEDEYGGWLSPQIIGDFTAYADVCFREFGDRVTNWTTLNEPNALVSVGYDAGIGPPGRCSKPFGFADCSCGDSVNEPYVVAHNCLLAHTSAVSLYRRKYQTKQHGLIGMNICINNIVPYTNSTEDIAAAKRAQAFYTGWFLDPLYYGDYPLVMKENTGSKLPKFSQSQSKQLINSMDFLGINYYTFLYVKDDPHHAPSNKRNFRADMAAKSIFSSNSTSGFYVPGYGIQQVLEHLKQFYGNPPIYIHENGYPMHQDVVFGDGPRVEFLSEHLKNLLTAVRSVIGHPETVKMMLSRFTKSLCIKGNGSNTRGYFAWSLMDLYELLSVGDTYGLYYVDFADDDLKRYPRSSAIWYKDFLKGRHTETGRFSDH from the exons AGAAGTGGACCATGTGGACTATGCCTCATTGCTTATAAGTTCCGCAATACAGGTGATGACTCTGTAAATGGTGATGTGGCAGCTGACGGCTACCATAAGTACAAG GAGGATATCAAATTAATGAAGGAGACCGGACTGGATTCTTATAGATTCTCTATCTCTTGGTCAAGGCTTATTCCTA AAGGAAGAGGAGAAATCAATCCAAAAGGAGTAGGATACTACAATAATCTCATCAATGAACTACTTGATCATG GAATTCAACCACATGCAACGATTTTCCAGTATGATCTTCCTCAAATCCTTGAAGATGAATATGGTGGATGGTTGAGTCCCCAAATAAT TGGTGATTTCACAGCATACGCAGATGTGTGCTTTAGGGAATTTGGGGATAGAGTTACCAATTGGACTACTCTAAATGAACCTAACGCTTTAGTTTCGGTTGGCTATGATGCTGGTATTGGGCCACCGGGGAGATGTTCTAAACCATTTGGATTTGCTGACTGTTCCTGTGGGGACTCTGTAAACGAGCCATACGTTGTAGCTCATAATTGCTTATTGGCTCATACCTCAGCTGTGTCACTATACAGAAGAAAGTATCAG ACAAAGCAACACGGACTTATTGGCATGAATATATGTATAAATAACATAGTACCTTATACAAATTCAACGGAAGATATAGCTGCAGCGAAAAGAGCACAAGCCTTCTACACAGGCTG GTTCTTGGATCCTCTCTATTATGGAGACTACCCACTTGTGATGAAGGAGAATACTGGCTCCAAGTTGCCAAAATTTTCTCAAAGCCAGTCTAAACAACTAATCAATTCTATGGACTTTCTTGGCATCAATTACTACACATTTTTGTACGTGAAGGATGACCCGCATCATGCTCCTAGCAACAAAAGGAATTTCAGGGCTGATATGGCTGCTAAATCAATAT TTTCAAGCAATTCTACCAGTGGA TTCTATGTGCCAGGTTATGGGATACAGCAAGTGCTTGAACATTTGAAGCAATTTTATGGTAATCCTCCAATCTATATCCATGAGAATG GATATCCAATGCATCAAGATGTAGTATTTGGTGATGGCCCTAGGGTGGAATTCTTGAGTGAACATCTTAAGAACCTTCTCACTGCTGTCAG ATCCGTTATTGGTCACCCAGAAACTGTCAAAATGATGCTCAGTAGATTCACCAAGAGCCTTTGTATAAAAGG GAATGGTTCGAATACTAGGGGCTACTTTGCCTGGTCGCTGATGGATTTATATGAACTACTTAGTGTCGGGGACACGTATGGACTCTATTACGTGGATTTTGCTGATGATGATCTCAAGAGGTATCCAAGGAGCTCTGCGATTTGGTACAAGGATTTTCTCAAGGGGAGGCACACGGAGACGGGGAGATTCTCCGATCACTAG